A DNA window from Bacillota bacterium contains the following coding sequences:
- a CDS encoding EAL domain-containing protein: MFGNFYLLYQPIFCLRDLSRVVGYEALIRHPVGWSPGDLFREARLRGAIPFWELRILERAAGEALSHVPEMLFFNISPEAFLDLTFPVKAVHLLEKKGIAPARVCVEVSEQNLYKPEDFEKTLDFWIACGFFTALDDLGTKGANLDLVLKTKLDYVKVNRALISGIARNKHMQGLIVGIVEMLLGNGVFPILEGLEKEDDLKWLQEKGWDIGVQGFILACPAVLPEYSGIE; the protein is encoded by the coding sequence ATGTTCGGCAATTTCTACCTTTTGTACCAGCCCATTTTTTGTCTCCGGGATCTTTCTCGCGTCGTAGGATACGAGGCATTGATCCGTCATCCTGTGGGGTGGTCACCCGGTGACCTCTTCCGGGAAGCCCGACTGAGGGGGGCGATCCCTTTTTGGGAGCTGCGAATTCTGGAACGTGCAGCAGGAGAAGCTTTAAGCCATGTTCCAGAAATGCTTTTCTTCAATATTTCGCCAGAAGCATTTTTAGATCTTACATTCCCGGTAAAAGCAGTTCACCTTCTCGAAAAAAAGGGCATTGCTCCTGCCAGGGTTTGCGTTGAAGTCTCGGAACAGAACCTTTATAAGCCGGAAGATTTTGAAAAAACACTTGATTTCTGGATTGCTTGCGGGTTTTTTACTGCACTGGACGATCTGGGTACAAAAGGGGCAAATTTAGACTTAGTTTTGAAGACAAAACTGGACTACGTTAAAGTAAACCGCGCATTGATCAGTGGAATCGCACGAAATAAGCATATGCAGGGGTTGATTGTCGGGATCGTAGAAATGCTCTTAGGAAACGGTGTTTTCCCTATTTTGGAGGGGTTGGAGAAAGAAGATGATTTAAAGTGGCTGCAGGAAAAAGGTTGGGATATCGGGGTGCAGGGGTTCATCCTGGCGTGCCCTGCAGTATTACCGGAGTATTCCGGCATAGAATGA